In Miniphocaeibacter halophilus, the following proteins share a genomic window:
- a CDS encoding PP2C family protein-serine/threonine phosphatase — translation MFGKKNNVKTINSVLKANNKRISDYLPDWIRIIDPSGIILYENEVMIDSNGNNEGENCYDENNIERGIPLGTRVSEFESKYYSSKNIEFEGDTYLVRSTPIYNENGEVFAIVESFRNITIEVISIKRYEKVAKQTRKELNDAKNVQKALLPDKGDHNGICVDYRYIPSQFLSGDMFDIISLDQDTICLYIADVVGHGVSASLITMFIRQTVRSLVKSQKAITPNLLLGELTKRFAELNLEDNKYFTIFYGVYTISKNEFIYVNAGHNAVPIKMSEDGSIELIEGTGLPISFIFAKGKYIESKIKLNIGDKILFYTDGITETKDYFNEFYGIDRLIQVMKKNRGNMLDNIVNSVSAYRWGAQEDDIAIMLIERLEDENDCEARFN, via the coding sequence ATGTTTGGAAAGAAAAATAATGTAAAAACTATTAATTCGGTTTTGAAAGCCAACAATAAGAGAATTAGTGACTATTTACCTGACTGGATAAGAATTATAGACCCTAGTGGAATAATACTCTATGAAAATGAAGTAATGATTGACTCAAATGGAAACAATGAGGGAGAAAATTGTTACGATGAAAATAATATTGAAAGAGGAATACCATTAGGTACAAGAGTTTCGGAGTTTGAAAGTAAATATTATTCCAGTAAAAACATAGAGTTTGAAGGAGATACTTACTTAGTTAGAAGCACTCCTATATATAATGAAAACGGAGAAGTCTTTGCAATTGTTGAAAGTTTTAGAAATATAACAATAGAGGTAATTTCCATTAAACGCTATGAGAAAGTTGCAAAACAAACTAGAAAAGAATTAAATGATGCAAAAAATGTACAAAAAGCTTTACTTCCCGATAAAGGAGATCATAATGGTATTTGTGTCGATTATCGCTATATACCTTCTCAATTTTTATCTGGTGATATGTTTGATATAATTTCTTTAGACCAAGATACTATTTGTCTGTATATTGCAGATGTAGTTGGTCATGGAGTATCGGCATCTTTAATAACTATGTTTATAAGACAAACCGTAAGATCATTGGTAAAAAGTCAAAAAGCAATTACACCTAATTTATTATTAGGGGAGTTAACTAAAAGATTTGCAGAATTAAATTTAGAGGACAACAAGTACTTTACAATTTTTTATGGTGTCTATACCATAAGTAAAAATGAATTTATTTATGTAAATGCAGGACATAATGCTGTTCCTATAAAAATGAGTGAAGATGGCTCAATAGAGTTAATTGAAGGTACAGGATTGCCAATTTCCTTTATTTTTGCTAAAGGTAAATATATAGAAAGTAAAATAAAATTAAATATAGGAGATAAAATTTTATTTTATACCGATGGAATAACCGAAACAAAGGACTATTTTAATGAGTTTTATGGAATAGATAGGCTAATACAGGTTATGAAAAAAAATAGAGGAAATATGTTAGATAATATTGTGAACTCCGTTTCTGCTTATAGATGGGGAGCACAAGAGGATGATATAGCAATTATGCTAATAGAGAGATTGGAGGACGAAAATGACTGTGAAGCTAGATTTAACTAA
- a CDS encoding THUMP domain-containing class I SAM-dependent RNA methyltransferase, with protein MYFKIIATTTFGLEAVVKRELQDLGYENIKVTDGKVEIEGNEEDIANLNINLRCAERVLIKFGEFKALTFDELFERTKALPWENIIPENGEFPVDGKSLKSKLFSISDSQAIVKKAIVERLKSVYKIDWFEENGPKYKIEVSLLKDIATLTIDTSGEGLHKRGYRDRAGDAPLKETLAAAMIKLSYWNPDRTLYDPFCGSGTILIEAAMIGKNIAPGIDREFISQEWPIIGKDIYKKHRKIALGKIDHKVKLHLLGSDTDKRSILRARDNAENIGVNEDIQFFMKDMRDVDLLDNYGVVITNPPYGERMGEQKEIEKLYRDLGKKFKDFPTWSVYLITNNEKFEKLYGKKADRKRKLYNGRIKVDYYQFYGPRPQR; from the coding sequence ATGTATTTTAAAATCATAGCTACTACAACTTTTGGATTAGAAGCTGTAGTAAAGAGAGAATTACAGGATCTAGGATATGAAAATATTAAAGTAACAGATGGTAAGGTAGAAATAGAAGGCAATGAAGAGGATATTGCTAATTTAAATATAAATCTACGATGTGCTGAAAGAGTTTTAATAAAGTTTGGTGAATTTAAAGCTTTAACTTTTGATGAATTATTTGAAAGGACCAAGGCTCTTCCATGGGAAAATATTATTCCGGAAAATGGAGAGTTTCCAGTTGATGGTAAAAGTTTGAAGTCAAAATTATTTAGTATTTCAGACAGCCAAGCAATAGTTAAAAAAGCCATAGTAGAAAGACTAAAGTCCGTATATAAGATAGACTGGTTTGAAGAAAATGGTCCTAAATATAAAATAGAAGTTAGTTTATTAAAGGATATTGCAACATTAACAATAGATACTTCCGGAGAAGGTCTACACAAAAGAGGTTACAGGGATAGAGCAGGAGATGCTCCTCTAAAGGAAACTTTAGCTGCAGCAATGATAAAGTTGTCCTATTGGAATCCGGACAGAACCCTATATGATCCATTTTGTGGCTCTGGAACTATATTAATTGAAGCAGCAATGATAGGGAAAAACATTGCTCCGGGAATTGATAGGGAGTTTATTTCTCAAGAGTGGCCTATTATTGGAAAAGATATTTACAAAAAACATAGGAAGATTGCCCTTGGAAAAATAGACCATAAGGTTAAACTTCATTTACTCGGCTCGGATACAGATAAAAGATCAATTTTAAGAGCAAGGGATAATGCTGAAAATATTGGTGTAAATGAAGATATACAATTTTTTATGAAGGATATGCGAGATGTAGATCTACTTGATAATTACGGTGTAGTAATTACAAACCCACCTTATGGTGAAAGGATGGGAGAACAAAAGGAAATAGAAAAACTATATAGGGATCTTGGAAAAAAATTCAAAGATTTTCCCACTTGGTCTGTTTACTTAATTACTAATAATGAAAAATTTGAAAAATTATACGGTAAAAAGGCAGATAGGAAAAGAAAATTGTATAATGGAAGAATAAAGGTGGACTATTACCAATTTTACGGGCCTCGACCACAAAGATAA
- a CDS encoding MFS transporter: MKLLNKNFIFLVGSQLFSVFGTAISQFAISLYVLDKTGSMGIFSLVLSLSMISRIIFLPFGGIVADRLPKKKLMIVMDFSYLIMVLAIAIGVVKGNTILIMGIISIILGVVSSFETPVVQSAIPLVCKEEQIPKANGIINSVAMLSNILAPVLAGIIYNFNKAYNIFIVSGLFFLIAVICEIFLTIKQKESKKTGSSPVNIVVEDTKETLVYLKDNMLIVRICLVTFLLNMVISSFTIVVLPYTVRVGWSIGDELYGVMNTLFAIGGLSGSIAVSTLLSKINGNNIIKMLLISSFIFLLLVIPYSGIYNNLTSFWIMVALITLLEGIFTMVSIQLISFVQLITDKEIMGRVMSFMMMISMLAMPLGQIVYGMLGKLIIGKWAVIIIMVIAFISILITIYSRNIFKEVKIVTEKSKI, encoded by the coding sequence TAAAAATTTTATATTTTTAGTAGGAAGTCAGTTGTTTTCGGTTTTTGGAACAGCTATTTCACAATTTGCAATATCCCTTTATGTTCTTGACAAAACCGGCTCTATGGGAATATTTAGCTTGGTTTTGTCCTTATCGATGATATCGAGAATTATATTCTTACCTTTTGGAGGGATTGTTGCTGATAGATTGCCAAAGAAAAAACTGATGATAGTTATGGATTTTAGTTATTTAATAATGGTATTGGCAATAGCAATCGGGGTTGTAAAGGGAAATACCATATTAATTATGGGAATAATTTCCATAATTTTAGGAGTAGTATCTTCTTTTGAGACTCCTGTTGTACAATCGGCAATTCCCTTAGTATGTAAAGAAGAACAAATACCTAAAGCCAATGGAATAATAAATTCGGTAGCCATGCTATCCAATATTTTAGCCCCTGTATTAGCAGGAATTATTTACAATTTTAATAAGGCCTATAATATATTTATTGTTAGTGGTCTATTCTTTTTAATAGCTGTAATTTGTGAAATATTTTTAACTATTAAACAAAAAGAAAGTAAAAAAACCGGTAGTTCTCCTGTAAATATAGTTGTTGAAGACACTAAGGAAACTCTTGTCTATTTAAAGGATAATATGCTTATAGTAAGAATTTGTCTTGTAACATTTTTACTAAATATGGTTATATCGTCATTTACAATTGTAGTTCTACCTTATACAGTAAGAGTAGGTTGGTCAATAGGAGATGAATTATATGGAGTAATGAATACCTTATTTGCTATTGGAGGACTTAGTGGAAGTATAGCAGTATCTACCCTACTATCAAAAATAAATGGAAATAATATTATAAAGATGTTGCTTATAAGTAGTTTTATATTTCTATTATTGGTAATACCATACTCAGGTATATATAATAATCTTACTTCTTTTTGGATTATGGTAGCACTAATAACTCTATTAGAAGGAATATTTACCATGGTTTCTATTCAATTGATTTCTTTTGTACAATTAATTACAGATAAGGAAATAATGGGACGAGTTATGTCCTTTATGATGATGATTTCAATGTTGGCAATGCCCTTAGGACAAATAGTTTATGGTATGCTAGGAAAACTTATAATAGGAAAATGGGCTGTTATAATAATTATGGTAATAGCTTTTATATCGATACTAATAACTATTTATTCTAGAAATATTTTCAAAGAAGTTAAAATTGTTACTGAAAAGAGTAAAATATAA
- a CDS encoding class II SORL domain-containing protein, with amino-acid sequence MNIGELYQSADWKGEKHVPAIDAPASVKAGEEFEVLVQVGKEIEHPNTFEHHIVWIKLYYLPEGAKLPIEIGDYNFSAHGEGEALTSPKVSTKLKLAKGGKLISTSYCNIHGLWTSEVDIKVEA; translated from the coding sequence ATGAATATAGGCGAATTATATCAATCAGCAGACTGGAAAGGTGAAAAACACGTTCCGGCAATAGATGCTCCAGCATCTGTAAAAGCAGGAGAAGAATTTGAAGTATTGGTTCAAGTAGGAAAGGAAATTGAACATCCTAATACTTTTGAACATCATATTGTATGGATTAAATTATATTATTTACCAGAAGGAGCAAAATTACCAATAGAAATTGGTGACTATAATTTCTCAGCACATGGAGAAGGAGAAGCACTAACTTCACCAAAAGTTTCTACAAAATTAAAATTAGCTAAAGGTGGAAAATTAATTTCTACATCTTACTGTAATATTCACGGTTTATGGACTAGTGAAGTGGACATTAAAGTTGAAGCTTAA
- a CDS encoding glucose-6-phosphate isomerase — MKLDLTNSGIEKKIESIKEKSFGALDKLLSKTGEGNDFLGWIDLPENYNKEEYDRIKKSAEKIKKDSEVLVVIGIGGSYLGTKAVENAIKPYFGKLDGVELIYAGHHLSSTYMVELLDYLKDKDYSLNVISKSGTTTEPAVAFRFLKEAIEKKYGKEESVKRIYVTTDKEKGALKGLANEVGYESFVVPDDVGGRFSVLTAVGLLPLAAAGVNIDELMEGARLGRKKYTTKNFEDNIALQYATAREVLYDENKAIEILVSYEEKMRYLAEWWKQLFGESEGKDGKGIFPASTIFTTDLHSMGQMIQDGVRNIFETVISIENPEKNLNINEEEANLDGLNYIAGKSVDYVNKKAMEGTVVAHVKGGVPNIKIEIDKLDEKNLGELLYFFEITVAVSGYLLEVNPFNQPGVEEYKTQMFKLLGKPGY, encoded by the coding sequence GTGAAGCTAGATTTAACTAATTCCGGAATTGAAAAGAAAATTGAAAGTATAAAGGAAAAATCTTTTGGTGCACTAGACAAGTTACTTAGTAAGACCGGTGAGGGAAATGACTTTTTAGGTTGGATAGATTTACCGGAAAATTATAATAAGGAAGAATATGACAGAATAAAAAAATCTGCAGAAAAAATTAAAAAGGATTCAGAGGTCTTAGTAGTTATTGGAATAGGTGGAAGTTATTTAGGAACTAAGGCTGTAGAAAATGCAATAAAGCCATATTTTGGAAAATTAGATGGAGTTGAATTAATATATGCAGGTCACCACTTAAGCTCAACCTATATGGTAGAGCTATTGGATTATTTAAAAGACAAGGACTACAGCCTTAATGTTATTTCAAAATCCGGAACTACTACAGAACCGGCAGTAGCTTTTAGATTTTTAAAGGAAGCTATTGAAAAGAAATATGGGAAAGAAGAATCCGTTAAAAGAATTTATGTTACAACAGATAAAGAAAAAGGGGCCTTAAAGGGACTTGCTAATGAAGTAGGATATGAAAGCTTTGTTGTACCTGATGATGTTGGTGGAAGATTTTCAGTTCTTACAGCAGTAGGTCTTTTACCATTAGCTGCAGCAGGAGTTAATATTGACGAGTTAATGGAAGGTGCAAGACTTGGTAGAAAAAAATATACTACAAAGAATTTTGAAGACAACATTGCTTTACAATATGCTACTGCAAGAGAAGTCTTATATGATGAAAACAAGGCTATTGAAATTTTAGTGTCCTATGAAGAAAAAATGAGATATTTAGCAGAATGGTGGAAACAGCTTTTTGGAGAATCTGAAGGAAAAGATGGAAAGGGAATATTTCCAGCATCAACTATTTTTACTACCGACTTACACTCAATGGGACAAATGATACAAGATGGAGTTAGAAATATTTTTGAAACGGTAATTTCCATAGAAAACCCTGAAAAGAATTTAAATATAAATGAAGAAGAAGCTAATTTAGATGGACTAAATTATATAGCGGGAAAAAGTGTAGACTATGTAAATAAGAAAGCAATGGAAGGTACAGTAGTTGCCCATGTAAAAGGTGGGGTACCTAATATAAAAATTGAAATAGATAAATTAGACGAAAAAAATTTAGGAGAATTATTGTATTTCTTTGAAATTACAGTAGCTGTTTCCGGTTATTTATTGGAAGTTAATCCATTTA